The DNA window tcttcctctcccactccccctgtctatgttccctctctcgctggctgtctctctctctccgtcaaataaatacataaaatctttaaaaaaaaattttagtgatcaaattcataataaaaaaaaaagctacattttTCAGCTTGACCTGTGTACTTTTCTGCAAATATCTGCCCGCAGTACCATTTTCCGGAAGGGATTCTTATGAAGTAATTTACCCCTGTATATTGGTCCTTTTCTGCAGGTAATATTTAACTCTTTTGAGAGGTATAATCACTCAAGAAAAAATTACCATGTGGCTTTTTCTCTGTTGGGGTCTGTGTAGGGCCAAGTCCTCATGAATCAGACTCCGATGATCTGGACGAGGAAGACTTTGAATATTTAGACAGTGATGATGACTTGGATCTTAAAACACAGGAGACTGGGGAAGAGGCATCTGTAAAAGGAACTCTTCATAATCTCAAGTCATACATGGCCCAGATGGACCAGGAATTGGCACATACCAGCATTGGCAAAAGTTTCACCACCCAGAAGCAAATGGTACGTGTGTGCTTAACCTTTTCCCCCATCTGGATATCCTAATACTATGAAGGAGAGctaaaactatattttatctttgtttttctttttttttttcttgttttgatttgttaTCCTTTCTGGtgatgaatttgattttttttatttgaaataagaatgTAAGATTGCTAATGTTTCCGTAACTAATAGGATAAAGGATTATTAGCTTTGTTCTCCTAAATATAAGGTGAATTATGTTACTTATTCTACGCCATCCCttaggatttaaaataaaaagtcacgcGATGTGGTCAGACTAGTTTGTGGTTACATTCTACTACTAACAGCTTACACggactttaaaaacagaaagatctTAAATATCCAAATAATTTTCAAGTCTTAATAGTgtttgttctgtgttttcttaatttaaaaccAAATTAAGAATTCAtcttccacttatttttttatcctaGTTTTTATACCAGCAGTGTCTAACCTGGACCTAAGAGACATTATGAAAGAGAGTGGACCCTGAAGTCTTGGGGATTAGGGTTTGAAATCCAGCTCAGCCATCCACTATGAATATATATCCATTAACCAGTAATCCTTATGTTGTAGAATTAATACGAGAACTAAGTGAGACAACAGTGAAATCCATAATAAGGCCCTTAATGAGTATTATTCACCTTGCTTTGATCATCTAAACCACATTTAAACTATAATCATTTCCAGTATTGCCCAAACCTAATAGAAACCAAGAAACCATATGTTAAATTTATCTAAAGCAgtgtttctaaaatattaatatgtatatgaGCCATCTAAAGATCTAAGTAAAAGTgaagtaaaggggcgcctgggtggttcagtccattaagcatctgccttcggctcggtcCGTGATCCCTGGGCCccgaatcaagccccgcatcgcgctccctgctcagcagggagtctgcttctccctttccccctcccctgctgctctgtctctcaaataaataaaatctttaaaaaaaaaaaaagtgaagttaaaaaaaaatacatagaaaataaaatgtagattGTGGTTAAGTTGGTCTAGGGTGAAGCCTGAGATCTTACATGTCTAACAGGCTCGCAAGCAGTGCTGGGATCAGCATGCTGCTGACTCGGACTGTACTTTAAATGGCAAAGATACTAAGGCCTATAAGTCAAGCTACAGTCTTTCAAATCCTTTCCTCAACCTGTGAAACCAGAGAGGTTCAAGTAATAGTTCGGAATCTTTGTAGTTGGACTCCACAGAGCCTCgggtttttactttgttttttcattggggggaaaaaaaggaaatttttttatttagagaaaaaattagattctctttttttttataatgttcatATTTGTATATCTCTTTTAAAACTCTTAGGCAAGCTATAAATATATCGCCTTAATCTTGGTTATCTCCCTTGGGCTGTTTCAAAATAGGGAAGAAACCCAATTTATAGGAAACTTTTCCTAGAAAGAAGTGTGTTAAAATCTTCGGAACCAAATTCTAATACGTGTGTTAAATTGTGAAGTTtattagactttttattttttatcattaaggataagaaatttcctttttaatttagaaTAGAGTTTTACATTGGTATTAGTTTTTATTGTAACTACCGTCTAACCTAATGGCCTATTATCCCATGATTTTTTCTCTCCAATAAGGAACCTCTATCCCAGACTACCAATATTAGTTCAGATGAGGAAGATTCTGGTGCAGGAGGATCCGTTATGACACCAGTGGATGTAGACCTGAACCTGGTTTCAAATATACTGGAATCCTATAGTTCCCAAGCTGGACTGGCAGGACCTGCGTCTAACCTTTTACAAAGCATGGGAGTACAGCTGCCTGATAACACTGATCACAGACCCACAAGTAAGCCGACGCAAGATTAGCCAGCACACCTagcctctctttttcttcttaaataaatattgagtCTCACTGTGCTCTTGTCTAGTTTAAATGACTCATTTAGTAAAAATGTTTCTTCAGTACAAGTTTCACAGGCTAACTTCTCCTCTGTGAGCCCCAAATGTCCATTCTGCATAAGTCTTGGTGATCTCAGCTGAGGTACATACAGGGTTTTGAAGtcagcagaagagagaaaaatcaagccCCTGGGCAGCCCCTGAGAGGAGATTTACACACTCCATGTTTAGAACATAAAGTTTATCTTTATTGaggattaaaggaagaaaaaggagggtgATAggcaaaaatgagaaatgaatgagttgcttttttattccatttaccaGAATTGACCTTTAGCCAGGCTCACTCTGGTGAcaaatacatttgttttaatgttttacctGTTTTTGCCCTTCTGCTTCATGGACCGAGTGGGCTCTTTTTATCCTTAGCACCTTCATCACTCATTCCCACATGAATATTGTCCAGCTAGGTAGGCCCTGTACCAAAGTTCCTTTTATTATCTGTTATTTTCAGTACCTCAACCCTGCCCTCTTTTGCCTCAGCTTTCAGATGTCCTTGGAGTTCTAAGAAGCAAAGCCCTCTTCCCACTCACTGCCAGGAAACAAAGTTCAATGTCACAGCTCCTCTATTAGCctctctcatcttttcttttacaaaacAACACATTAATCCAAAAGCAAACAGTTACTCCATGGTAAGTTTGAGAAACTCATAACCAGGAATCCTGCACACTCCCCTTTCTATCAGTATTTTCAGATTGGGGATGTGTACACATGTGCTCACAAACACACCCACAGAGAGATAGAAAAGATTGGGAGATGGTAATACACATGGACCCTGAACTGTTTTCTTCTAACTGCAAGATATGAAGAAATCTCAGGACCTCTCTTTCGAGAGTGCTTTTCCCTTCTACGTGCTGGGTTCAGTTCAGGCCAGGGCAAGCTGCCAACCTAACAGGACAATCAAGTCCCATCACATACTATCCCTCAACATTTCCTGATGAAGGCACTTTGATTTCCCCAAAGCACTGATGATATGCCGGTAATGGCAAAAGCAGTGACCTTTTGGGATCAAAGGCAAATTCAGCACTTCATCTTGCCTAGTTCTAGAATCTCTTTTGCTTAGTCCTGTAGACTAACGTGTGAATAATCTTAGGATCTCTGGCATTTGTGTCTTTTATCACAAATTAGTGCCTGAAATCATCCGAAGATACAACTCTTTCCCAGCCATTCCTCTTTTTAAATAGACTTCTAACAATATTTCTTCTGCACGTCGCTTCAGTTGTTCCACACTTGGAACCTGGACTTAAATGTTTATCATAAAAATagattccttttcttcctctctacccCCTGCCCCAGATTCTTTGTACAATTTCCTCACTTCATAAGACAGAAAAATACTTCTGAACAAAGGTATGGAAATTTAGTTTATTTCCTCCAGATAAATTCTCCCCTATGACAAGGAAGGTACAGAATGACATATATGAATGATGAGCAATCCTAAATTTAGTTTATCCCATAAAACAAGAAACGGTTCACCCTCACTAATCCCTCAGCTGAAGTTACAACACTTAACAGTATGCAAATGGCAGTGACcattttatatttaggaaatCAGAGATGGCAAAGTGATCATCTTTTCCTTGGGTCACAAGCTGAGCAAGTAACGACAAAGGACTTAGTTGTCTTAAGCCCTGCTGGGATGCAGTTACCTCAGCAGAACATCACTGCCTCTGATTGATTACAGATACCCTGAGGAAGACCTTGGCTCCCACTTTCTTCATCCCTTCAGATGACTTAAAGAaatatgacttttatttaaataccaTGTACAAAATAACTACCTGTACAcgaattttttaatgttatactGTGCAACTTTTCTTAATTCCGTGAGGATGAAAAGTAACTCAGGAGTGGGTTGAGATTTGCTACATATCTTCAATactaagataaaattaaaattataccaGGCACATTCTGGCAGTTAGTGTAAACTTTGCATTAACAAGATACATGCCAAAAGATGTTTGCTTCCAAGACCTCAGTGAAAATGGGTGTACGGGGGCCTATGTCCAAACTAATGCTTCAAAATTCCCTCTGATTTTGACAATGATCATTATCAGTTTGGCATTTCGATCGCCTATGAATAGGAACTTCCTTAACACTGCTATTAGAGGCATCCTGCTGTAGAGTCACCTCCCACTCTGCCTTAGTACGAAATTGGCCTGGAGATGCCTTTGGTCACCTCCCCTTTATCAACTGATCACTCTTATGCCCTTCCAGGATACTGAGAGGGGATCTAGGTGGCTCCAGCTCAGCTAAGCGGGCAGGGGAGAGCAGGACGGCTTTTCCACCCACTCCTTAATCAGTTGGTGGGCAATGGCTAACTTGGGGGGCAACCAGAATGTCCCATTCTGTTGCTGAGTATATGGATTGTTTTTCCTCAGGGCTGTGGCCACCTCATCATGACTGAACCAGCCAGCTGCCTCTAGTTCTTTCAAGTTCACCTGGAtctaaaagacataaagaaaaacagaatgtaaGGTTAGGAGCTACAAAATTTAGAATACTCTGGCCAAAGGTGAGAAGATGTTCCCAGAACTGAGCAATACCTGGGATCTATAGGCTGGGAGATAATCAGTTTTAGATACTGCGCAGAAGCAAAAGAGGCATAATTAAAAGGTGagagttaaatatatattttaaatagtgtaaaagaaaaaagtgcatttttaaaaatcctggaagCACAAATACTGAAATACTAAAGAGTGGTTAACAGTAaggtataatatataaataattcttgattaactttcaatttaaaaagaaaagaaagttattcTTCTCTAAAAGATAAGGGATAATTAATGATTATCAAAGGCATAGTATCTTTGCAATGCACATTGCATCCATAGGAAGCTGAGACAGATGAGAAATGATTAATTCTATGCAAACCAAAACACAATAGACTTTGGCAGGTAGGGACCACAATGCCATCTATCACAGATGCTACACAAAAGCAAGATGAGGTTGGATAAGACAACGTCTAAATCCCTTTCAACCGGAAGTTCCTATGATTTTATATAATTGGTCCCCAGCATCCTAACAGACTTGCGCGATAAGACCAATCCTGAAATCAGTCAtttaatttgatatatttattgtGTGCCTACTCTTTTCAAGACGCTCTGTTAAGTCCCGCTGAAAAATAAATTGTCACATGACTGAGATACATACAAAGGAGAATGGTAGTTTTGTGGGCTCTCTGAATTTTCATGGAgattgtttcctttaaaaattgcaAATTCGTTAAGGGAACAAATCCTACATTACACATCTTTGTATAATGTAGACAGTGCTGGACTAGACAGGTGCCTACTGACCAACGTGGGTGAAGCAAATGAAATATCACAGCATAAGGGAAGCATCAGAACTTACCTCTGTCTGCCCTGGTTTCACAGTTGCATGACAAGCAATCATGAGTGAGCTGTTAGGAAAGGGCCAATGCTGGGATGCAGAGTACTGCAGTGTTTCCACCTCCAAGCCCACCTCTTCTGCAACTTCTCTCCGGACAGCCTCTTCCATACTTTCACCTATAAGCACTCAGATTAATTCAGGACAGCCCTGCAGCAGGAAGGGTGATACAGATGCCTATTTGTGAAAGGAGCACAAAACTGGCTCCAAAGTTTCAATGAAGTATTCTTGGGAGAGCCCTAAATCCCTGAGTGTCCATAACAGCAGGACTCAAGTCTGGAGTTGGGTGCTGAACTACAATACTTATACCAGTTACTTAGTTACTGAGAGTGCAAAATGAGAGTGACAACTAGGCTACTGTTGACCTCAACTTTAATAAAATTCTAATGCCATATTTTACCTTTTGCAAATTTCACCCCAGtagactgagaaaaaaataacctgTAAATATCTATTGAATTCTAATTAATACAATgcacactgaaatatttagggaGAAGTGTACTAATGTCTGCAAACTATGcatcaaagaataaaatggattgatggatggatagaatGGATAGATATGTGataaagtaaatgaagaaaacaattgtAGGATCTAGGTGGTAAGTGTATGGGTGAGTATTAACTGTATAATtctttcaggtgtgcaatatatttgaaaacttgCCTAATATTGGAAAATTATAATTCTAGAAGGCAGTTTTCTTGACTTGTCAGGGAACAGTGTGCTTGAGACTCCAAGTACAACAGCAGTAAGACAAAGAAATACCTACTGTTGTTAAGCTTTTGTGTCCCCTAGTCATCTGTACATGCCCTAAACTTCTTACCTATATCACAAAAACCTGCCAAGGCAGAATACATTCCCTTGGGAAAGGAACTCTGACGGGCAAGCAGGCATCGAGTCCCATCTGACACCAGAGTGATCACCACAGGAGCCATCTAGGAAAAGGGGATGGAAAATTAGACATTAGGGTTTGGGGCCTGTTAATGGGATGAAGAAATGGATAACTAAGGAAAGCCTTTTAACTGTATAGGCTTCTATCCCCAGGACAGGCTAGCGCACAGTCTTCTTGGATTACTGTCCTTTTAAAGGAGAGCTTACCTGTGGATAATAGATGATCTTATTGGAAGGGCACACACGCTTGCTGCCAGCCATATTCTTCTTGGTGGGCTGCCCACTTCTGCTACAGAACTGATGAGCATCATGCCAACGGAGAAGGGCCTGAGCCTAGAAGTACAAAGATAGGCTGATTTCatttggagagaatgtggagctCATCTATAATAGTGCTGGGCCTAGTATTTAGAGCAACTCAAAGGGAAATGCCAATCCCTTTCCAGCTCACCTACTTTAAATGGTTATTAACTGTTTGaactttaaaataaggaaactatCTGGACATACTCCTCTAGCATCTGAAATatgaataagagaaagaatatttcatatg is part of the Ursus arctos isolate Adak ecotype North America unplaced genomic scaffold, UrsArc2.0 scaffold_7, whole genome shotgun sequence genome and encodes:
- the NUDT13 gene encoding NAD(P)H pyrophosphatase NUDT13, mitochondrial isoform X4; protein product: METELKGSFTKLRKALFQLNTKDASLLTMAQALLRWHDAHQFCSRSGQPTKKNMAGSKRVCPSNKIIYYPQMAPVVITLVSDGTRCLLARQSSFPKGMYSALAGFCDIGESMEEAVRREVAEEVGLEVETLQYSASQHWPFPNSSLMIACHATVKPGQTEIQVNLKELEAAGWFSHDEVATALRKNNPYTQQQNGTFWLPPKLAIAHQLIKEWVEKPSCSPLPA
- the NUDT13 gene encoding NAD(P)H pyrophosphatase NUDT13, mitochondrial isoform X1, which translates into the protein MELLDFYCQCENVLFMGNKILIDIQFKRNHLLQNGFDLTMSLYCGIACRRKSFWCFRLLSTYVTKTRYLFELKEDDDACKKAQQTGAFYLFHSLAPLLQKSGHQYQAPRHSLLELERLLAKFGQDTQRIEDSVLIGCSEQHEAWFALDLVLNSSSSINASLQKSEMETELKGSFTKLRKALFQLNTKDASLLTMAQALLRWHDAHQFCSRSGQPTKKNMAGSKRVCPSNKIIYYPQMAPVVITLVSDGTRCLLARQSSFPKGMYSALAGFCDIGESMEEAVRREVAEEVGLEVETLQYSASQHWPFPNSSLMIACHATVKPGQTEIQVNLKELEAAGWFSHDEVATALRKNNPYTQQQNGTFWLPPKLAIAHQLIKEWVEKPSCSPLPA
- the NUDT13 gene encoding NAD(P)H pyrophosphatase NUDT13, mitochondrial isoform X2, whose protein sequence is MSLYCGIACRRKSFWCFRLLSTYVTKTRYLFELKEDDDACKKAQQTGAFYLFHSLAPLLQKSGHQYQAPRHSLLELERLLAKFGQDTQRIEDSVLIGCSEQHEAWFALDLVLNSSSSINASLQKSEMETELKGSFTKLRKALFQLNTKDASLLTMAQALLRWHDAHQFCSRSGQPTKKNMAGSKRVCPSNKIIYYPQMAPVVITLVSDGTRCLLARQSSFPKGMYSALAGFCDIGESMEEAVRREVAEEVGLEVETLQYSASQHWPFPNSSLMIACHATVKPGQTEIQVNLKELEAAGWFSHDEVATALRKNNPYTQQQNGTFWLPPKLAIAHQLIKEWVEKPSCSPLPA